The genome window GCCGGCGATTGATCAAAGAAGGCAACGCACCGGACTCACCCGAATTGGCCGCGAAAGTGGGTGCCTACGAGCGACGTTTGCCGATGATGAATCGCAATCGTCTGCAGCCAGAGATTCCGGATTGGCCATCGGCATGTTTCTATCCGATGAACAAGAGCCGGGTCCCGGGTGCGAACTGGTTCATGGAACCCTTCAGTGCTCGCAACCAAATGATGGCCGAACACGCTCAAAGCGGAATGGCTTTCGCGGGCAAGGTCAGCCAACTGATTTCAGTCGGTGTGGGACTGGATGATTGGGAATGGATGGTGACCTTGTGGGGTCGCAACCCTCAGTACCTGAAAGACATCGTCTACAAGATGCGATTCGATAAAGCGAGCGCGAAGTACGCCGAGTTCGGCCCATTTTATGTGGGCTACAAAGCGGACGCGGACGCGATCTTGAATCACTGCCG of Rhodopirellula bahusiensis contains these proteins:
- the hemQ gene encoding hydrogen peroxide-dependent heme synthase gives rise to the protein MTSDPSQSRPPASSAGGPPPGVGRPGHAPLPEPSVVPEEGWHCGHYFYRFRREMFDGSISPGHREQFLAALNPTGDAVPERLASYWISGHDCDFGVMVMDPDPAKVDGIHQAIMAPGIGRLIEPAWSFVSVSEVSEYVPSIEEYRRRLIKEGNAPDSPELAAKVGAYERRLPMMNRNRLQPEIPDWPSACFYPMNKSRVPGANWFMEPFSARNQMMAEHAQSGMAFAGKVSQLISVGVGLDDWEWMVTLWGRNPQYLKDIVYKMRFDKASAKYAEFGPFYVGYKADADAILNHCRLV